Within Lentisphaerota bacterium, the genomic segment GGGAAGAAGCGTGGCTCCGGTCCCCTGTCCATACTGCCGGTCAATCGCCCGGGCCAGAGCCGCGTCATCCAGATTGGGATCGTACAGGTGCCTGCCCCAGACCACGTAGAACAACCGTTGCCGCTGAAAGGCCCAGCGCGCCCGCCCCGGAAGGTCCGGCTTGTCGAAGACGTTCGCCGCCGGGATGTAACACTCCGATCCCACGTAGTATCCGCCGGTCCAGGGCCGGCTGTTCAGGCGGATGTGCTCGCGGACAAAGGACGGCCCGCACCAGCGCAACAGAAAGAAATCCTCGTTCCTCACCATCCAGGTGATGCGGTAGTCCTTCGGCAGGGGGTTCCACAACGCATCGCTGATGGCACCGCCATGGATAATATGCAGCTTCGGCGAGGAATGACCATGCGACCAGTTATACTTGAGCTCAGTATAAACAGGCGCATCGGTGTGCACGGACTCCAGCAACCGGCGACCCAGCAGTTCGGTATCGCGCGACATGGATCCGCCGGATTGGGTGTCTTTGGAATGCGGCGCGCGGTAGTTGATCTCAACCGGCCGGCCGGCATCGCGTATGGCGCTGAGAATCACGCGGTCAATCCATTCGCCGCGTTCGGCAGGCGTCATGCCGCCCATGCGCTCCGACTGGGTAATGCCGATGCCGTCCAGTTCGGGATACTCCTTCAGCACCTGCGTGAGAATGGAACGGTTGTAGCGCTCGACAAGCGTCGAGCGGTCGCCGTCGCCAAAGAAGGCGCCATCCATGCTGTAGGTGGCCACGTTGTGCGCCTTGGCAAAGGCCGGCGACACAAAAATGTTCCAGGTAAAGAGTTGGACCTTCATGCCGCGGTCGTGAGCATGACGGAAGATGCCGCGCCACAGCGTCTGCCACTGGGCCAGCTCGGCATCACTGAGATCGCAGGACTCGGGAAACTCCTGAGACCGGACCATCAGATGATAGGGATGCAGGCTCCAGAGGGACAGGCGGTTGAAGCGGCTCTCGGCGAGGTGATCAATGAGCGCTTTCCAGAAGTCCAGGTCGCGACAGTCCGCTTCGTTACGCCGGTAGTACTCATGCACACGATACGACATCCAGGGCAGATTGACCTTCACGGCGCGAATGGCCATGCCCGGCCGCCCGGTCACGCCGTTGAGTTGCCCCGGCTCGATACCGGCGGCGATACGCTCGGCCGCCTCAAGCGCGCCATACATGACGCCAGCGGCGTCGCCGCCGGTAATCCGCAACTGACCGTCTTGAACGGTGATGCGATACGCCTCGCTGCCAAGGTCCGGAGCAGGCGTGATCTTCGCGCGGACCTTCAGGGCGCCGTGATCATCCGGCGCGAACCCGTGCTGCCGCAGCGCCTCCGTCAACCGCTCGACGCCAAACAACACCGGCGCGGCCGTGTCGGAATCAACCGCAACCGTGCGGGCCGCGCCCTGCGCGAAAACAGGGAGCCCGGTCGTCAACAACGCCCGGAGGAGCAGTCCTCCCCTGCCGCACCGACACGTGACAGGCAAGCGCGCTTCGGATGGCGCCGGCTGGCAGGGGACAACAGGAGAAAGAAAACCTGTCCAAAGTGCAGAGGTCATGGCGCCAAGCTTTTTCCCAGAAGCAATTAATCCCGCGTGGCTGTCGCCGAGCCTGTGTTCGGTTACGGGCTTATTCGCTGCGGGACGTTCAAATCCGCTCTCCGTTTCCAGAAGTCCGCGCCGGTGTAATGATCCTCATCGTTCCATTCCCGGGCGGTCTCCACAAGTCGCTGGCGCAGGCTGGACACAGTCGGCTGCGACTCTGCCCGCTCCGCCAGGTTCCGCATTTCCCAAGGATCGGCAGCCAAATCGAATAACTGCGTTGCGCCGCAGCCGTATTCGATCAGCTTGTGTCGCCCATCGGTCAGGCCGCGAATGCTTTTTTCGTAGGCCAGATAGAGATCTGGACGCAGTGGTGCGGTCGGGTCCTTCAGGCAGGGGAGCAGGCTGACGCCTTCTACGGAACCGGGAACCGGCGTGCCGGTCAGCCCGCAGAGCGTGGGGAAGATGTCCAGCAGGTACACCAGCGCGGCACTCTGCTGCCCTTTGGGAATACCGGGGCCGGCAAAGATCAACGGGACCCGCACACTGTGATCGTAGACGCTTTGCTTGCCCAGCAACCCGTGCTGGCCGACGGCCAGACCATTGTCTCCGGAAAACACGATGATGGTGTTATCCAAGGTTCCCTTCTTGCGCAGCGCGCCGAGGACGCGGCCCAGGGCGGCGTCCAGGTGGGAGATCATGGCATAGTAGTCCGCTATGTGCCGCCGGATCTCCTGCGGGACGCGCGGGATGGCGGCGAGCACTTCGTCGCGGATGCGCAGCGCGCCCGTATCGATGGCATGCTCAGGGACGAAATTGGGCGGCAGGTTGATCGTGTCGGGATCGTACAGTTTCAGGAACTCCTCGGGCATGCTGCGGGGATCGTGCGGAGCCATGAGCGAGGTGTACATGAAGAACGGCCTCGCGCCGT encodes:
- a CDS encoding choline-sulfatase, whose amino-acid sequence is MALNKRPNVLFFFTDDQRFDTIRTLGNGAIRTPNLDALAAGGTVFTHAHIPGGSCGAVCMPSRAMLHSGRTLYHIKGHGEEIPPDHVTLAESLRQNGYLTFGTGKWHNGTASYARGFECGDEIFFGGMEDHWMVPLCQFDPTGRYERYAPCIRNPYRTNTVEQRRGDHFHAGRHSTDIFADASIRFIEKWDGARPFFMYTSLMAPHDPRSMPEEFLKLYDPDTINLPPNFVPEHAIDTGALRIRDEVLAAIPRVPQEIRRHIADYYAMISHLDAALGRVLGALRKKGTLDNTIIVFSGDNGLAVGQHGLLGKQSVYDHSVRVPLIFAGPGIPKGQQSAALVYLLDIFPTLCGLTGTPVPGSVEGVSLLPCLKDPTAPLRPDLYLAYEKSIRGLTDGRHKLIEYGCGATQLFDLAADPWEMRNLAERAESQPTVSSLRQRLVETAREWNDEDHYTGADFWKRRADLNVPQRISP